From Robbsia betulipollinis, the proteins below share one genomic window:
- the ompA gene encoding outer membrane protein OmpA, whose translation MNKFSKLAFIAASAVTAASAFAQSVPASRQATNDNWVNGTGEYVWMNGTNELCWRDAFWTPATANAKCDGALVAQAPTPPAPVEAAPAPVITSQKVTYQADTLFDFDKAVLKPAGKRAIDDLATKIQGLNLEVVVATGYTDRIGSDRYNDRLSQRRAQAVKAYLVSKGVEANRIYTEGKGKRNPVVTNCNQKNRKALISCLAPNRRVEVEVVGTQQTQTTQPAQQ comes from the coding sequence ATGAATAAATTTTCAAAGCTCGCCTTCATCGCAGCTTCCGCAGTGACGGCAGCCTCGGCATTCGCGCAATCGGTGCCGGCCTCGCGCCAGGCGACGAATGACAACTGGGTGAACGGCACGGGCGAATACGTCTGGATGAACGGCACGAACGAACTGTGCTGGCGCGATGCGTTCTGGACCCCGGCGACCGCCAACGCGAAGTGCGACGGCGCCCTGGTTGCGCAGGCACCGACGCCGCCGGCACCGGTCGAAGCGGCACCGGCTCCGGTCATCACCAGCCAGAAGGTGACGTACCAGGCCGACACGCTGTTCGACTTCGACAAGGCTGTGCTGAAGCCGGCCGGCAAGCGCGCCATCGACGACCTCGCGACGAAGATTCAGGGTCTGAATCTCGAGGTGGTGGTTGCCACCGGCTACACCGACCGTATCGGCTCGGATCGTTACAACGATCGCCTGTCGCAGCGTCGCGCGCAAGCCGTGAAGGCCTATCTGGTCAGCAAGGGCGTCGAAGCCAACCGTATCTATACGGAAGGCAAGGGCAAGCGCAACCCGGTTGTGACGAACTGCAACCAGAAGAACCGCAAGGCGCTGATTTCGTGCCTGGCACCGAACCGCCGCGTGGAAGTGGAAGTGGTCGGCACGCAGCAAACGCAAACGACGCAGCCCGCTCAGCAGTAA
- the ubiG gene encoding bifunctional 2-polyprenyl-6-hydroxyphenol methylase/3-demethylubiquinol 3-O-methyltransferase UbiG gives MNADPHELQKFSDIASRWWDPRAEFRPLHELNPLRLGWIDTLAPLAGKRVLDIGCGGGILSESMAVAGARVKGIDLSSEALGVADLHTLETGVAVEYEEIAAEALAAREPGSFDVVTCMEMLEHVPHPAAIVQACATLVRPGGWVFFSTLNRNPKAYLFAVIGAEYIARLLPRGTHDYERFIRPSELAGFARAAGLTPHGFKGITYRPFSQRFSLSDDTSINYMFACQRSA, from the coding sequence ATGAACGCCGATCCCCACGAACTGCAAAAATTCAGCGATATCGCTTCCCGCTGGTGGGATCCCCGCGCTGAATTCCGTCCGCTCCACGAACTCAACCCGCTGCGCCTCGGCTGGATCGACACGCTTGCGCCCCTCGCCGGCAAACGCGTGCTCGACATCGGCTGCGGCGGCGGCATCCTGTCCGAATCGATGGCGGTCGCCGGTGCACGCGTCAAGGGCATCGATCTCTCCTCCGAAGCCCTTGGGGTGGCGGATCTCCACACGCTCGAGACCGGCGTCGCGGTCGAGTACGAGGAAATCGCCGCCGAAGCGCTGGCCGCGCGCGAGCCGGGCAGTTTCGACGTGGTCACCTGTATGGAAATGCTCGAACACGTGCCGCACCCCGCCGCGATCGTACAGGCCTGCGCGACGCTCGTGCGTCCGGGGGGCTGGGTCTTCTTCTCGACCCTGAACCGCAACCCGAAGGCCTATCTGTTCGCGGTGATCGGCGCCGAATACATCGCCCGGCTGCTGCCGCGCGGCACGCACGATTACGAGCGCTTCATCCGCCCGTCCGAACTCGCCGGTTTCGCCCGCGCCGCGGGCCTCACGCCGCATGGCTTCAAGGGCATCACCTACCGCCCGTTCAGCCAGCGCTTCTCGCTGTCGGACGACACCAGCATCAATTACATGTTCGCCTGCCAGCGGAGTGCCTGA
- the gyrA gene encoding DNA gyrase subunit A, translating to MDQFAKETIPISLEEEMRRSYLDYAMSVIVGRALPDVRDGLKPVHRRVLYAMHELNNDWNRAYKKSARIVGDVIGKYHPHGDTAAYDTIVRMAQPFSLRYMLVDGQGNFGSVDGDSAAAMRYTEIRMAKIGHELLADLDKETVDFAPNYDGAEREPVVMPARVPNLLINGATGIAVGMATNIPPHNLNEVVAACQHLLQHPDSTIDDLIEFIPAPDFPTYGIIYGITGVREGYRTGRGRVVMRAKTHFEDIDRGQRESIIVDELPYQVNKRTLLERIAELVREKKIEGISDIRDESDKSGMRVVIELKRGEVPEVILNNLYKQTQLQDTFGMNMVALVDGQPKLLNLREMLDCFLSHRREVVTRRTIFELRRARERGHVLEGLAVALANIDEFIAIIKAAPTPPVAKQDLMVRPWDSELVRTMLARAEAETAGGREAYRPDSLLAIFGMGDDGLYRLSDVQAQEILQMRLQRLTGLEQDKIVGEYRDIMAQIADLLDILAKPERITTIIGDELNAVKGEFGDARRSHIELNATELNTEDLITPQDMVVTMSHTGYVKSQPLSEYAAQKRGGRGKQATQMKEDDWIETLFIANTHDHILCFSNFGRVYWVKVYEVPQGSRNSRGRPIVNMFPLQAGEKITVVLPVREFSADRYVFMSTALGTVKKTPLEAFSRPLRKGIIAVNLDEGDYLIGVAITDGQHDVMLFSDAGKAVRFDENDVRAMGREARGVRGMQLEEGQHLIAMLVAGSGEQSVLTATENGFGKRTPIGEYTRHGRGTKGMIAIQTSERNGRVVAATLVEPTSEIMLITTAGVLIRTRVSEIREMGRATQGVTLISLDEGTRLSGLQQVAETEADDVLLDEDTDENESDVGAEE from the coding sequence ATGGATCAATTCGCGAAAGAGACTATCCCCATCTCCCTTGAGGAGGAAATGCGCCGTTCGTATCTCGATTACGCGATGAGCGTGATCGTGGGGCGGGCGCTTCCGGATGTACGTGACGGCCTCAAGCCCGTGCACCGCCGGGTGCTCTACGCGATGCACGAGCTGAACAACGACTGGAACCGCGCCTACAAGAAGTCCGCCCGTATCGTCGGCGACGTGATCGGTAAATACCACCCGCACGGCGACACTGCGGCGTACGACACGATCGTGCGGATGGCCCAGCCGTTCTCTCTACGCTACATGCTGGTGGACGGCCAGGGCAACTTCGGTTCGGTGGACGGCGACAGCGCGGCGGCGATGCGCTATACCGAAATCCGCATGGCGAAGATCGGTCACGAACTGCTCGCCGATCTGGACAAGGAGACCGTCGACTTCGCGCCCAACTACGACGGTGCGGAGCGTGAGCCGGTCGTCATGCCGGCGCGCGTGCCGAACCTGCTGATCAACGGTGCGACCGGCATCGCGGTCGGCATGGCGACGAACATCCCGCCGCATAATTTGAACGAAGTGGTCGCTGCGTGCCAGCATTTGCTGCAGCACCCGGACTCCACCATCGACGATCTGATCGAATTCATCCCGGCCCCCGATTTTCCGACATACGGCATCATCTACGGCATCACCGGCGTGCGCGAAGGCTATCGCACGGGGCGCGGGCGCGTCGTGATGCGGGCGAAGACCCACTTCGAGGACATCGACCGCGGCCAGCGCGAATCGATCATCGTCGACGAACTGCCGTACCAGGTCAACAAGCGCACGCTGCTCGAACGCATCGCCGAACTGGTGCGCGAGAAGAAGATCGAAGGCATCTCCGATATCCGCGACGAGTCCGACAAGAGCGGCATGCGCGTCGTCATCGAGCTCAAGCGCGGCGAAGTGCCGGAAGTGATTCTGAACAATCTGTACAAGCAGACGCAGTTGCAGGACACGTTCGGCATGAACATGGTGGCGCTGGTCGACGGTCAGCCGAAACTGCTGAACCTGCGCGAGATGCTCGACTGCTTCCTGTCGCATCGCCGCGAAGTGGTCACGCGCCGGACGATCTTCGAACTGCGTCGCGCGCGCGAACGCGGTCACGTGCTGGAAGGACTGGCGGTCGCGCTGGCGAATATCGACGAATTCATCGCGATCATCAAGGCCGCGCCGACGCCGCCGGTCGCCAAGCAGGACCTGATGGTGCGGCCCTGGGATTCGGAACTGGTGCGCACGATGCTCGCGCGCGCCGAAGCCGAGACCGCCGGCGGGCGCGAAGCCTACCGGCCGGACAGTCTGCTCGCCATCTTCGGCATGGGCGACGACGGGCTGTACCGTCTCTCGGACGTTCAGGCGCAGGAAATCCTGCAGATGCGCCTGCAACGCCTGACGGGCCTGGAACAGGACAAGATCGTCGGCGAATACCGGGACATCATGGCGCAGATCGCGGACCTGCTCGATATCCTCGCCAAGCCCGAGCGGATCACCACGATCATCGGCGACGAGTTGAACGCGGTGAAGGGAGAGTTCGGCGACGCGCGCCGCTCGCACATCGAGCTGAACGCCACCGAACTCAATACCGAGGATCTGATCACGCCGCAGGACATGGTCGTGACGATGTCGCATACCGGCTACGTGAAGTCGCAGCCGCTGTCGGAATACGCGGCGCAGAAGCGCGGCGGGCGCGGCAAGCAGGCGACGCAGATGAAGGAGGACGACTGGATCGAGACCCTGTTCATCGCGAACACGCACGACCATATCCTCTGCTTCTCGAACTTCGGCCGCGTCTACTGGGTCAAGGTCTACGAGGTGCCGCAGGGCTCGCGCAATTCGCGCGGCCGGCCGATCGTCAATATGTTCCCGCTGCAGGCGGGCGAGAAGATCACGGTGGTGCTGCCGGTGCGCGAGTTCTCGGCGGACCGCTACGTGTTCATGTCGACGGCGCTCGGCACCGTCAAGAAGACGCCGCTCGAGGCGTTCAGCCGGCCGTTGCGCAAGGGCATCATCGCGGTCAACCTGGACGAGGGCGACTATCTGATCGGCGTGGCGATCACCGATGGCCAGCACGACGTGATGCTGTTCTCGGATGCCGGCAAGGCGGTGCGCTTCGATGAAAACGACGTGCGGGCGATGGGCCGCGAGGCGCGCGGCGTGCGCGGCATGCAGCTGGAGGAGGGGCAGCATTTGATCGCGATGCTGGTGGCGGGCAGCGGCGAGCAGTCGGTGCTGACCGCCACCGAGAACGGTTTCGGCAAACGCACGCCGATCGGCGAGTACACGCGCCATGGCCGCGGCACGAAGGGCATGATCGCGATCCAGACGTCCGAGCGCAACGGCCGCGTGGTGGCGGCGACGCTGGTCGAACCCACCAGCGAGATCATGCTGATCACCACGGCGGGGGTGCTGATCCGCACGCGCGTGTCCGAAATCCGTGAAATGGGGCGGGCGACCCAGGGTGTTACACTGATCAGTCTGGATGAGGGAACACGCCTGTCCGGCCTGCAACAGGTCGCCGAGACCGAAGCGGACGACGTCCTGCTCGACGAAGATACCGATGAAAATGAGAGTGACGTCGGCGCTGAAGAGTAG